aggcttttgtataaaatattataaaactaaCATTTGTCTAAGAGATATTTTTAGATTaattcaagaataaaaataaaaatttataacacaAAAGTTGAAAACATACCACATTGCAATGTGTTAAATGTGATAGATTAAGTCTACCTCTCTATAATGTATTGCCTCCATTATCTTGATTTTACCAAATATTTTGACACTAGAGGTGATAAATGGAAAAATATTAATCCATCAGTAACTCTAGTGTCATGAAAATACCTTGAAGCTCAAAAGCCCAATCCGCTTGGCCAATCTTCCAGAGAAATCCTCTGTCATCACCGCCTGCAGTAGCCACCAAGGCTGCATCTATTGGGCTGCAGACAACTGAGTACAACTCCCCTAAACAAGAATTCAagaaatcaaaaaaataaatatcatcccCAACTAAgtacatgacttcaaaatttgaaaaaggaacaaaaaaaacatattagttCGCCAACAAAGCCATTGCAGAATATTATGCTACTTAGAATCCTGAATTTGATTTCAATCTAATTAAATGCTTGGCATCAATTCAGCCATGGAGTTCCCCCATTTTGGTCTTTGAGAATTagttttgtatatattaatagtGTATAATATTCACTAGCCAAAGAATTAAAAGATATATCATACTGTGAATGcacataaattgatttttggaTTGGCAGAATTAATTTGCTGGTAGTTACATGTGAGAAGTAGTTTTGCTTTCATTAGCCATATTTAATGCCATATTCTGTtgcctaatttatttatttgctatACATTCATGGGTCAATATTCCATATTAAATGCATGCTTGACTTGGTTTTTCTGATCAATCTAAAACCACGATTGGGCAAAACATGATTTTCTCATGGTCAATGATAGTTTTTCTTAGGAACTATTAGACGTAACtttcaattttaagttttttttagaattttaaaaattaaaattgatttgggTTTTATACACTAATTTTTAGATGTGTATAAGTTTTATTTCCACTACTAGAAATAACTCATTTCACGACGGTTGAAATGCACATTCCATGACGGTTGTTAACCATCATTATTTCTGATGATGTTGAAAGTGAAAAACATTTCATGATGGTTCATAAATAACCGTTGTTGTATTGTGAGTTTTTTTAAGACGGTTACTAACTGttaaccgtcttaaaaaatgTATCTTCTAAGATGGTTAATACAAAAATCTTATACGAAaggactttctaagacggttgtttgtaataaccgtcttagaaaatatacattctaagacggttgtctGTAATGatcgtcttagaaagtgtattttctaagaCATTTATTACAAACAATCGTCTTAAAAAGTCTACCAGAGCTtattttttaagacggttatttgtAATAATCGTTTTAGAAAGTATATATTCTAAGACGGCATTACAGacaatcgtcttagaaagtcttTCCTTATAAGCTTTTTTTAAGACGATTATTTTGtactaatcattttaaaattttatattataagatCATGCTTTTctaggttatatatatatagtgcctTGTACAATTCACACTTTTAACACCTCTAAGATTTCATCATACTAACATAAAACTTGTTATACCAAACATGAATGACTCACAACTTTAAcaaaagaactaaaattaaGAATGAATATCACGTATATATggaaccaaaattatattttaacatttttcaaaatagaGGGTATATTTTCTCAGCCAAACCTATTTGCATGTTATTCTAATAGTAAATATAGTTAAGAGAAACTAAGTACTTGAGTCATGCCTTTGGTTTTAGATGATGATTCATTGCTGTAGCCTAATTCATGCACAAATCTCCAAACATCCTGTGGAAAAATAGTCAATTCTTAGAGATGTACAAGATGGACTATTGAAATTTGATCAAAGTTTAACCATGAGAAGCATTGCTGATTTTACCTTACCAAAGTAATCATTCATGGGTCAAAAAATGATTCCCCAACCTCATCTTTCGAAGGTTGCAAAATATACACATTTATGCAAAATATTAATCAGTAGGAAGGCgtgattaaaaattaactagGAATGAGATTTTTAAACCAGTTCTTACTGCAAATCACACCATGCAATGAGATTTTTTAAACAAGTTCTCACTGCAAAAATATATAGGCAATATCGCTTGAATAAGGAAATATCCCTGAAAAACCTCCATTTGCTATGACCAATGGGGGAGTTCATGCACCAAAGAACTTGTCCAAGTAAGTTTCAACTTCCAAGACACAAAGTACACATAAGAATTTTTCCCTAAAAACAAAAGTGCAAATCATTCATGTACATGTCAAAAGTCAAATACTATTCAGAGTGGCTTTTTAAACTATATAAGAAAGAAAACTTTAAGATCTAATTATATATAGAGTTGCATTCATTGTAGAAGGCCTCTCCAATCCATTATTACCATACaaagatttgaatttcttgaattCACAAACATTccgagtgaataggcaatttagtccctgagattgtaaccactttgcatattagtccctgacttaaattttaattcataatagtcCCTAACTTTACCTCCGTTATGCAAATAAGTCCCTGCTGTTAAAATCTAATTTCCTCCGTTAGTCAAATGTCTATTTGGCAAACGTAAGCATCCCAATGTGGCAGGTTTGAGTCCAAGTCAGCAATATTATGTGGCAAGGCAAGgactgaattgaaaaattaggttaaaaagaaatcaaaaatgAAGTAAACCCATTTTCCCTTTCACTATCTTACTGCTTGTAGGGTTTTTTAACTGTTTGCGGTTTGCTCTTCCCTCCCCTGCATTCTCGTGATTGAGGGTTCACGCTTTTTGTTAGGTTGGTGGTTTCATTCATTTCGTTTGCATTGTTTTGGTGGTTTGATTTGGGGTTTTATATGTTCGAGGGGTTTCATTTGCATTGTCTTCGCGCTTCGTAGGGAGGTTTATGATCCTTTATTATTTTCGTTTATGATGCTCTGTTTTTATAGATGACAATGTTTTTGGTTTCTGATTGTGTCTTCGCGCTTTTTGACAATGTCAATGTCTTCGCGCTTTTTGAGGtaggtttttttatttcctaatataTGACAATGTTTACGGTTTCTGATTGTGTAGAATGAATGACAATATAACTTTAGTATTGCACCATGGAGGAAGATTCACTCCACGTGCCAGTGATGGAAAGGTTGAATATATAGGCGGAGAATTTGACGTTTGGGAGGATATATCTCCAGATTGCCTGAATGCATTTATCTTATATGATCTGGTGAAAGCTTGTAAGAAGTATAGCAATATAAGAGAATGTTTTTGGTTGATTGATAAGGACTTAGATTTTAATCATGGGTTAAGGAGTTGTACAACTGATGGAGATATATTACACTTAGTTAGGGATGcttttgaaaatgagaatgagataaatgtttattttcatcatgAAGTAGATCCAATTTTAGAAGAAGTCCCACAGATGTTGTACTTGGAATGTGATCCAATTCGAAAAGCTGTTGAGAATGAGGATGATTTAGATGATGTACCTGTTGCTGGCCATGAGGAAGGTAAGTTTTAATTCATCTGTACTTGGTCCGACATGGTtaccataattaattaatatgattaatttttacttgATCACCATTGATGCAGATGTTGGTGCTGGAGAGCAGAGAGATGCTGGTGAGCAGATGGATGCTGGTGAGCAGAGGGATGGGGGTGAGCAGAGGGATACTGATGCTGGTGAGCAAAGAGATGGTAGTGAGCAGAGGGATGCTGAAGCTGGTGAGGAGAGAGATGCTGGTGGTGAAGAGAGAGATGTTGCTGATAGTGAGGAGGAAAAGGAAGTTGACAGTGATGAGACAGATGCTGAGTGGTTTATAAATTTCTCTTGTATGTTGAATGAAGTTGAAGAAGCTGAAGTTGAGACAGATGGTTATCATTTAAAGGAGCTTAATATCCCCATTAgtagtgatgatgaagatgaggatgttgaAGTTTATCCTCAATATAGTCAAAGTAGTGGAGTTGGTGAACAGAAGTTGGAATTAGGGATGGAGTTTGGTACTCTAGATGAATTTAAATCCGCCTTGAGGGAGTATAGCATATTGATGGGCAGGGAGTTCAAGTGGAAGAAGAATGATAAACAAAGGGCTATAGCAAAATGCAAGAAGGCATTTTGTGATTGGGAAATCTACTGTGCAAAGAATGAAGTTAGAAACTCTTTTCAGATAAAGACATTTAAGCATAACCATAATTGCTGCAGAGAAGTGAACAACAAACAAGCAAATAGACAGTGGGTGGTCAGTAAACTTGAGGGCAAACTCAGAATGCAGCCAACCCTTAAATGTGTTGAAGCTTTGGAATATTTCAAGCAAGAGTTTGGAGTGCACATTGAAGTTACAAAGATGTGGAGAGCCATGAAAGAAGCAAAGCAATTAGTGGAAGGGAATGAGAGGAAACAATATGCCAAAGTATttgattatgcacatgaattgtTGAGGAGTAATCCTGGATCAACAGTTAAGATCAACACAGTGCCAAGTCCAGAAGGTCCACCACAATTTCAGAGGCTATATATTTGTCTTGCTGGCTGTAAGAAGGGGTTTGTTGCTGGATGTAGACCATTCATAGGTCTAGATGGATGTTTCCTAAAGAGTGCATTTGGAGGAAACTTGCTCTCTACTGTTGGGCTTGATGGCAATAACCACATCTATGTTATTGCTTATGCTGTTGTGGACATTGAGAACAAAGACAATTGGAAATGGTTTTTAACTTTGCTGCATGAAGATCTTGGGGATTACATACAGAATGGGTGGAATTTCATGTCAGACATGCAAAAGGTATGACATGGTGTGATTTGAAATTGTTATCATAAGTTAGGTATTTAATTGAAGTTAATGACATAAGTTAGGGACTAGTCCAGAAGTATTTACTACTTTGCTGCAATTTTTCAGGGACTTATTCCAGCTTTACAGGAAGTCATGCCTGGTGCACCTCATAGATTTTGTGTCTTGCATCTTTGGAAAAATTTTACAAAGCAATGGAAAAGCAAGGAACTTAAAGGAATTGTGTGGCAATGTGCAAAATCCACTACTGTTGCTGAGTTTGAAGGCCATATGGCCCATTTGAAGACAATCAATTGCCAGGCTTGGGAGTATTTGAATAAATGGCCCAAACAAGCATGGACAAAAGCCCACTTTAGTACAATACCCAAGGTGGACAATATATGCAACAACACTTGTGAGGTATTGAATTCTAGAATTCTGCAGTATAGATGCAAGCCTATTATCACAATGCTTGAAGAAATTAGAAGTTATATCATGAGAACCATGGCTGCCCGCAAGGTTAAACTTTCTGGAAAGCCTGGATCATTATGTCCAGTGCAGTATAAAAgactagaaaaataatttcattttgctAATCAATGGACTCCCATTTGGTGTGGTGATAACATGGGCCTGAGATATGAGGTCCACATGTGGGGGAATAAGGTTGAGGTCAATTTAGGTTAATGAACATGCACTTGTGGAGTATGGCAACTAACAGGTTGTGttctttatagttttttttttcattcctaacCTACATGTGTGCTGATTTTACAACTTTGATGTAGGGATGCCATGCCGACATGCCATTGCAACAATAACTCACAAAGGAGGGAAGCCTGAGGACATGTGTCATGAGTGGCTGTCAATAGAAGTTTATAATAAGACATACCAACATTTTATTGAACCAGTCCAAGGACCACAATATTGGGCCCAGACACAGTATACACACCCTGTTCCACCACATAGAAGGGTCCAAAGAGAAAGgccaaagaaaaatagaaggagATCTGTAGATGAGGACAATGTCACAGGACATAAGCTAAAGAGGAAATTGGCTGAGTTTACATGTGGAAGGTGTGGCCAAACCAATCATAACATTAGAAGCTGTAAAAATATTGGAGTTCCTGTTAGGCCAAAGAAATATGTTGCACCATCAACTTCAAATGAGGATGACCACCTATTATCTCAAGATGAACAAGCTTTGAATGAGGCTGAAGAAGCTGCTGCTCATGTTCAACAAGATCCGGTGGAGATTAATTTATCTCAGCCTCATTTGTCACAAGATAGTGACATGGAGTTGATGGTAAATATTTGTCACAACAAAGTAGTTTTATCTCAACCTAATTTGTTGCAGCActccatttttatatattacaattaTTCATGTTTGGCATTTGCATGTAGGTCCCTGCAACTATTGTTCCACCAATAGCAAGGAATAAGCTAACCATAACAAGAGCCAAACAAAGGAAGGTTGCTGATAAAGATGATGCAGAAAACTGAAGAAgcattttttgttgcattttgaagCTTGCTGAAGGTTGGTTGCTGAAGACccattttttgttgcattttgaagGTTGCTGAGTTTGAAGGTTGCTGATGAAGAAAACTGAAGAAGcattttttattgcattttGATATTAGGATGTGTAGTTGTATATTTTGAAAGCTTCACTGGCATGTGAAATGATGTAAACATTATGGCTTACTGAACAATTGCTTCTAACTACCATGTTTTGGGATGTCAAATATTATGTGAAATATTGATTTAATGTcatgtttcttctctttcttttataaattatacactGTGTTGGATTTGGAATTGGAGTAGGACCACCTAGTTTAGTGCTACTTCAATAActtcaaaaagttatataacaacaaattatatttaataaacttcTCTTTCTTGTGCCATCACctaattctctttcttttatttcaagcTGTCCCTTCGAAATGATATcatgtttcttctctttcttttataaattatacactGTGTTGGATTTGGAGTTGGAGTAGTACAATCCATCCCAACATACATTATGAGCTGCTTCTT
This region of Glycine soja cultivar W05 chromosome 17, ASM419377v2, whole genome shotgun sequence genomic DNA includes:
- the LOC114391515 gene encoding uncharacterized protein LOC114391515 encodes the protein MNDNITLVLHHGGRFTPRASDGKVEYIGGEFDVWEDISPDCLNAFILYDLVKACKKYSNIRECFWLIDKDLDFNHGLRSCTTDGDILHLVRDAFENENEINVYFHHEVDPILEEVPQMLYLECDPIRKAVENEDDLDDVPVAGHEEDVGAGEQRDAGEQMDAGEQRDGGEQRDTDAGEQRDGSEQRDAEAGEERDAGGEERDVADSEEEKEVDSDETDAEWFINFSCMLNEVEEAEVETDGYHLKELNIPISSDDEDEDVEVYPQYSQSSGVGEQKLELGMEFGTLDEFKSALREYSILMGREFKWKKNDKQRAIAKCKKAFCDWEIYCAKNEVRNSFQIKTFKHNHNCCREVNNKQANRQWVVSKLEGKLRMQPTLKCVEALEYFKQEFGVHIEVTKMWRAMKEAKQLVEGNERKQYAKVFDYAHELLRSNPGSTVKINTVPSPEGPPQFQRLYICLAGCKKGFVAGCRPFIGLDGCFLKSAFGGNLLSTVGLDGNNHIYVIAYAVVDIENKDNWKWFLTLLHEDLGDYIQNGWNFMSDMQKGLIPALQEVMPGAPHRFCVLHLWKNFTKQWKSKELKGIVWQCAKSTTVAEFEGHMAHLKTINCQAWEYLNKWPKQAWTKAHFSTIPKVDNICNNTCEVLNSRILQYRCKPIITMLEEIRSYIMRTMAARKVKLSGKPGSLCPVQYKRLEK
- the LOC114392474 gene encoding uncharacterized protein LOC114392474 → MPCRHAIATITHKGGKPEDMCHEWLSIEVYNKTYQHFIEPVQGPQYWAQTQYTHPVPPHRRVQRERPKKNRRRSVDEDNVTGHKLKRKLAEFTCGRCGQTNHNIRSCKNIGVPVRPKKYVAPSTSNEDDHLLSQDEQALNEAEEAAAHVQQDPVEINLSQPHLSQDSDMELMVPATIVPPIARNKLTITRAKQRKVADKDDAEN